Part of the Brachyhypopomus gauderio isolate BG-103 chromosome 17, BGAUD_0.2, whole genome shotgun sequence genome, ttttataaaagtaTAACATGCAATTATATTAGTATATGAATGTTTATTCACAATCAACTTGTATTTTTCATTAATGTAAAATCATGCTTAAGATCAAGAATTCCCCTGGAACACACTCAACCAGAGTGTTAGATGATGGTTTTGGTTCATCATCTAAACACGTCTCCCCTTAGGCACGGAGTTCTTACGCTCTGAAAGTAGCAGGTGTGACAGCTGTGAAACTCCTGTAGGTATTTGTGCCTGAAACTAAACCTGATGACTTATGTCAAGGCTTATAAATGTCCTGAAAACTCAAACCCCaaattttctaataaaaaaATTCTAATTTAAGCTATTTTAATACAACTTAAAGTGACCAGTACAGACCTGCCGGACTTGTGCGAGCCAGCATCCACCCTCTCCGCATCTCTCCGGGACCTGCACAAAGAGCAGCAGCAGGGTCTGGTCcaactgtgacgttctgatcaaGATGAACAAATGTCTTCCTGATCATTTGTTTTGACTAATGCTTTTAGTACTGGGGAAATGTTTTAATCCATTTTCTGCATTTACCATAACAACAGCTTAAGATTGTTGCAGCTTTATGACCTAGAGGCTTGTCATGGCACCATTTTCAGCATTGTGGCCCTTTCTAACAGAACCTGTGCGTGTCTCTGCTGTAAGCTTTGCCTATGTAATACCACACATTACACAGTGGATGAATTTGAATGTCCAAAAAAGGATTAATGGAGGACTAAAAGAAGATAAGTACTTTGCAGACTGCTGAGGTGTGCCGAGGCATAAAGTGACGTTCTGATATTATCTCCTGTGGCCACAACAGGGTGCTGCTCCttgggagaaggagagggtgTGATGATGATGCCTGTTGCCCTCACGGGCTGGGTACTAATCCTGTGGCCCGAGAGGTCTTTGCCTTCCCCAAAGAGCAAATGTGTCCTCTGTTCTCTGTTTCATATTCCCTCTGTGTCCACTACTCTGTCCTCTTACTCTGTTGTATTTCTAGCAAGATAAATCAAATGCTTGCAGCCATATTTTTCATCTGCTGGCAGAAATGCCATGCAGCCAATATCAACTGATTAGACAAATTTGGACTCAAGTTGTCTCAGGTTATTTGGATGCATTAGAATTCTGAGTTATAATTACTGCATGTACTAACAAGAAGTCCCACATTCTACATAGCAGCTGGACATTTGCATAGGAAAACCATTGCAACAACTGAACTACAAATttgtttaaattaattaattaatttcatATATTGCTACTTACAGCCCTTTTCAAACATAGATGTCTTGGTCAGACATCAGAGCCTGTTCATCATATATTGAAGCTTGGGAGTAGTtgcatgtacatttatttatttatttatttatttatttatttatattgtgtTTTCTGATTTTGTTTCTGATTATTCAGGTTCCTGCTTGAAATTGCAACCAGGGCTAAAAACACGTATACAGCGTGTAATGTGGTTGGTAGATTCTGCCAGTCTAGAATAAATGTACATTATAACACCATTTAAAAGATGCGTTACCTGCTATGCATGTAGATCTCCGGTTTGTGACCCCTCGGATGGACCGATCTCCCGGCCGCACTCATCATACACATACAGAGCATCGCGACCGCAGGGTCCGCTCGCATGATGCGCATACTGCAAGCCTCGTGCGCTCAGATCCTGCACGGCTGGACGGCAGGTGCAGCTCCAGCACGCGCACCTGAGGACATTCTCTTATGGCAACCTGAGATGCTCGTGCTGCTGTGCCTTCGCTGTAAACGTACCTCAGTGCTTAATCTTCCAGCTGGGGTGGGGGGAAGCAATTTGGACTAAACCCATAAATCCTTGAGCGTCAGATGGCACAGATTTGATCCCTCCAGCGGTTGATGTGGCGCGCTGAGAACCAATTCTCCTAATGATCCAGTGCTCTGTGCTGTGCGATGAGTCGTGAAGATAGAGGATGCACAGACATGAACACCCGGTCCCTATTTAGTCCACTCACATTAACCCGTCCGAACGTGATTAGATACACTTCCTCTGTTTGCATTTTGCTCGTGACATGACAGTGGAGCCATTTGTAAATCTAGTACTCATGACAGTATAGTTCATAACTGCCTTCAGCCTTAACATCACACGTTCAAACAGCCTATGAAGTAATCTCTACGAAGTCGACTTTATTTCATGAGTCATTTTAGACTAGTGCAAGCAAAATCTCTGTGATATTTGTGATTTTGTTACCCTaaacataatataaaatataataatataaataaaaaagcagaCGACGGACGTATTTtcctattttaaataaaatgctgGGTTTGGTTCGTCTGTGGAGTATTGTAGTTCGTCGCGGGATTTATTCTATAGCTACTCTGAACTACACGTTCTAGTTTGACTATTATTGCGAGTGCGTATAGCGCCATCTGCTGGATTTAAAAGGACGAGGCTGCAGGCGGTAGGCTGAGTGTCGAGGGCGAGTCTGTAGGTTCCGACCAGATACACGGTCTCTGGTTACGACCTACACAAGCAGGACCACCGTTTGAACACTTGACAATGTTGTTGTTCAAGTGCTGCTTATTAACTCCCTAAACAACTTTTGAGCTTAAGCACAGTGTTATAGTTAACTATAACTCTTATTCACAATCCCTTTTATTACAACAGATATACATGTATTGGGCTTTTATTGCTTTGTTTATAATTAGGTCAACAACAACGCATTGCTCTTCGGCGGTGTTGAACGCTGCACGTACCACGTGACAGGCAGGCAGCATGGGGTCAAAGTTCAGCGGTAGCTATGACGCCCCATAGGCACTTCAAACATGGAGTCTATCTTCCACGAAAAAGTGAGTTCtgctgttgttttctttgtttttttaataaaaaccaTTTACAATTAACTTAAAATTGCATTACAGTTAAGTAATATGTTACTTATAAGTGTATATCAGGCCCCTTTAGCTAGCAACTCGGTGGCTACGTTATTAACTGGCTGGTTAGCTTAGCTGGGTTGATAACTCGCTATAAAACATAAACATGGAGGTTTTTGACGCGCATGTCGCTCCGTGTGTCTCTGGACGCTGTTCGCCGTTTGGACGCGAGTTTGTTCGGCTTGGTTCGGCGGCGAGGCCGAGGTGGTCGGTTCTCCAGCCAGCTAAGCTCCAGTAGTTCCTGTTTGAAACATAACTAGCTAACTGGGAAGCTAAGCTGCGCTGGTCGGCTACATATCTGGAAGAACCGGTTCTGAGACTGGGTTAACTGTCTCACTGAGCAGAACCACCCGAACCGTTGAACTGGGCTGTATATGTACCTCGAGATGCGTCCTAGATTGATATTTAAGTTTTGTGTCATTTCCAGACATGATGTTTTGAGCTACAGTTTTGTTAGTTTTCACAATCTAAATATGTCAACTCTTCACTGGATTGCTAGCCAACACTCTCGATTCTGTCAGGTGGACGGATCCAACTGTCCAACTGCCTACTGGTTCTGTATGGTttatcacacatacacaggatGTATATATTAGATTAGATACCGACAGAGGGAGCCCGAATGAAGCCTCATAAAGTATATGATGGATACACCAAATGAACTGTTTTTGCCAATTTATTCACTGACCAAATAAATATTGGCACCCCAAACACCAACGATTTGGGTCCAGTCGATCGTTTGGAATATTAAATGTAGTTGCTCACATTTTCACTGGCTATGTAAACCATATGGGATTAACCACAGGTATGAGCACTTGTGTTTCTTTTTGTACGCCACCCTGTTACTTGTATTCAGTGTTCAGTTTTCATCAGTCATCTATATTTTTTTGTGGCAGGCAACTCTCAACCCAGCAGTAACACAGATACATTGAGAAACTCCTGCAAAGCTGCAAAGATTCATTCACTGGTGACAGTGCAATACTACAAATGCCACAGCCATGTCAGTGTGACTGCTACGATCGGTCCACCACTGCAGTGTAATCCATCAGCGATCCTATAGCCAAAACATGGTGATGAACAAGGTGGCTCACTAATTGTACACGGCAGCAGATGAGCTTCTCTGTAATTGTGCTATAAAATGCACATATAAGATACTGTAGGTGTTCCTCACAAAGTGGCCTGCAAAACGTAAAAGTAGGAAAACCATGTACAATATCTCCACACCTACTGCTTGATGTCCGTGGACGTGGTGTTTAAACAAGTTTGTCCGTTAATTACAGCAAGAGGGCTCTTTATGTGCCCAGCACTGCCTCAATAATCTACTCCAGGGGGAATACTTCACTCCAGTTGAGCTGTCGTCCATCGCACAGCAGCTAGACGAAGAGGAGAGGATGAGGATGGCGGAGGGGGGAGTGCTGAGTGAGGAGTACAGGACGTTTCTGGAGGTGAGCaggatgaggggtgtgtggggctcTGTGTTTTGAGGAAGGGTCTTAAATGTCctaactgtgttgctgttccatCTTTATTTTAGCAACCATCTGGGAACATGGACGACAGCGGTTTCTTTTCCATTCAAGTGAGGGATTTTATGTTTTACGCACTTGTCACAATTTGTGTATCAACGATTTTAAAAAGTAGGCTTGTTACCGTTGACAACTATTAGATGTCATTCCATGTCATGTCCTTGAAACTTGCAGTTTCGCTGAAAGTGTTGCCAGACACTTTTTCATTTATCTTTTGATTTGTTTATTAGTTTTAAACATGCATTTGTAAGAGTGAAGTTTGGCTTAGTGGCATTTCTAGTGCAGTTTAAAGGCCAGAAAAGAAACAACAAAAACTTGAAATAAAACCTTTCAGTTCCAGACCTTGAATATTAAACACCACAGCCTTTGTTCttgtataaatatatttatttaaaaatatatatatcatttgataaatatgagATGATATATTTTTCCCATTGGTGCCCTCACCTGGATAACACTTACAATTACAGGTAAAAGTATACAATATTTGACATGGAATACAAATCATAGTAATATATAATTTTTCATtaccatttacattttttaatcaaAACCAATTATTTCTACTCTTATCTGAAATGAGAAGGCTTCTAAAACATTTCAATTATAAggaaataataaattaaaactgGCTGGTTTGTTTGTTCATCTGAGCTTTCTACACCACTACAGCTGAGTGTTGTCCATCTCACCCATGAAGAGATGAACACGCAACATTGGGCTGAGCTCTTCTGCTTTTGTTCCTTTATCTACGTTTCTTTGGGCTGTTCTACATATGCACCTTTTTTTGTATTCAGTGATCATTTTAGCAAAGAAGTGCCTAAAGAGTGACTTTGCATTTTTTGAAGGGGATTTGcgatgacatacacacacaatgtaaaataaatattttcctaTGAGAAACCTGTGGAAGGAGTGAACCGCTGCTGTGGTGTTGTGTCTCCATATCAGGTGATCAGTAATGCCCTAGGAGTGTGGGGTTTGGAGCCACTCCTCTTCAACAGCCGCGAATACCAGCGCCTCATGATCGACCCTGTGTAAGTCCTTtatgtgtttataataaatcAGAATTACCGCACTAATATTCTGCTTGTAATACATAATAATTCTTATCAAGAACAATTTCATTGTGGTTTCAGAAATGAAAAAGCCTTTATATGTAACTACAAAGAGCATTGGTTTACAGTACGAAAGCTTGGGCAGCAGGTATGATTTCTGAATGTGGGTTTTTGCATAAGTGAGCTTGAGCATGAGTAATAACAgttaaaataaagaaataataatGATGCTGATGATGATTATAGTGATAATATTGTTTCTTAGTAAGATGGTATTTGCTATTTGGCCATATACTTATGGTTTATCTAGTGGTGTGACTCCTATACAACTCACACATTTAAATGCAATTgatttaaaacattttgctGAAAGTAATCTGTCATTGTTCCATTTATGACTAAGTATAGTACTAAAACACTAATTCTCACTGTTCTGTTTCAAACAACctgtttatatatgtatacatgatCTGCTTTACAAACTATACATATAGTTTTACATATATACATGGACAAGATTGGCAACAGATTTTGGGCTCAAGTTTTAAAATTGTATCGTTGTTGAACAAAGTAGAAGTGAAATCTCATGCTGTTATGTCTGTTTTTCCTTACTTTCTGTAGTGGTTTAATTTGAATTCATTATTAACGGGACCAGAGCTAATATCAGATACATATCTGGCTCTTTTCCTTGCACAGTTACAGCaagaaggtaaaaaaaaaatttcctgACTAGTAGCATTTTTAGTGGAAATACCTCAGTGTGCCCGGGTGTGTGTTGTCTTCATTACGGGTGTGTCTTGTCTTCAGGATATTCCATTTTTGTGATCCGAGGGAACTTGCCCGATTGTGAAGCAGATCAGATTTTGCGCATCATGAGAGTGGAGCAGCAACACCGACCAAAACTCATTGGAGAGGACGAGGCTCAGGGCAGCAGTGGCCAAAGGCAGGAGTCCCACGTCCAGCACTGTCCACACCGTGCTAATGACACATTAAATACCAGCTGAACACAATGGCTACAGTTGCTTTGCTGTGCCAGTGTGCTCCAAGACACACCTGCAATAAATTGCCTCAAAATTCCTCTTCATGTTGAAAGTAACATTGCCTGCCATTTCTTTAATCTGCAGTGCTGTTATGAGAGAGACGGTTGTGTTGTATTGGACTATTTGTTGACAGTGTGTTGACAGTAACACACCAAGAACTGGAAGAACATGGCTGGCTCTGTGCTTTATTTTACCCATGACCTCTCTTGCTTCCCAGGACCACAGTGCAGCACACGTCGGAGACCAGACAtggtgtggaggagggtgtggtggacgaggatgaggaggagctGAGGAAGGCTCTGGCTCTGAGCAGACAGGacatggaggtggaggatgaagAGGCAGACCTGCGCAGGGCCATACAGCTCAGTATGCAGGGTAAGAAACCCGCAGACTAATCCATCAGGACATGTGGCCACATCACACAGTGAATCTGGTTAGCCAGCCACTATTCTGTAGCTTTCAGACATTCTTGGATATATGTGGTCCTTTTAAATGTGCTCAAGCCCACACATAGTGATGCTTGCAACCCCATGGACTGTATTAGCTGTATAATTGTGTGGtttacactcactggccactttattaggttcacctgtccaactgcttgttaatgcaaatgtcaaatcagccaatcgtatggcagcaactcaatgcatttaggcatgtagatgtGGGCAAggcgatctgctgcagttcaaactgagcatcagaatggggaagaaaggtgatttaagtgactttgaacgtggcatggttgttaaTGCCAGataggctggtctgagtatttcagaaactgctgatctactgggattttcacacacaaccatctctaagGTTTACaaagaatggtccgaaaaagataaaatatccaatgagcagcagttctgtggatgCAATTGCCTTGTTTAGTTACTgttgatagaacagcaacagtaactcaattAACAACCCAGGTATCCagaagagaaactttgaatgcacaacacgtcgaaccttgaggtggatgggctacagcagcagaagaccacaccgggtgccactcctgtcagctaagaacaggaaactgaggctacaattcacacaggtttttcaaaattggacaatagaagattgggaatacgttgcctggtctgatgagtctgatgagatttctgctgcgacattccgattgagcatcgtgtcaacaccacagcctacctgagtattgttgctgaccatgtccctCCATTTATGACCatagtgtacccatcttctgatggctagttccagcaggataacgcgccataTCATAAAAAGCAAATCATCtcgaacacaacaatgagttcactgtactcgaatggcctccacagtcaccagatctcaatccaatagagcacctttgggatgtggtggaacaggagattcacatcatagatgtgcagccgacaaatctgcagcaactgcatgaCAATcctgtcaatatggaccagactctctgaggaatgtttctagCACCTTGTTGAATCTTTGCTACGAAgcattaaggcagttctgaaggcaaaagggggtccaacctttGTATGagttgtacctaataaagtggccggtgagtgtatattccAATACCAAAATAGGTCTTTTCCCCTTTACCTCAGGAGTTTCGGGGAGCGGCAACACTACAGGAAGCAAGGAGGCTGGTGAAAAATCCACCATGGCCCCAGCTACTGTAGAAGCTACCA contains:
- the atxn3 gene encoding ataxin-3, which codes for MESIFHEKQEGSLCAQHCLNNLLQGEYFTPVELSSIAQQLDEEERMRMAEGGVLSEEYRTFLEQPSGNMDDSGFFSIQVISNALGVWGLEPLLFNSREYQRLMIDPVNEKAFICNYKEHWFTVRKLGQQWFNLNSLLTGPELISDTYLALFLAQLQQEGYSIFVIRGNLPDCEADQILRIMRVEQQHRPKLIGEDEAQGSSGQRTTVQHTSETRHGVEEGVVDEDEEELRKALALSRQDMEVEDEEADLRRAIQLSMQGVSGSGNTTGSKEAGEKSTMAPATVEATTGGPCEHSQSGSLTAEELRRRRQAYFDRQSQQAQSTPAHQKDTTIAGEEQGTGCKRSQ